The following is a genomic window from Pseudophryne corroboree isolate aPseCor3 chromosome 3, aPseCor3.hap2, whole genome shotgun sequence.
gctcactgtcctgtcagcggagatagtggcaatTAACCTCTCTGGGCTGGACACTActgcccccctaagtcccacgaagcagggaggctgttgccagcagcctccctgtgcctaactctaagtaaaaaaactagaaaaactcttaggagctcccctagctgtgaccggctcctccggacacattttctaaactgagtctggtaggaggggcatagagggaggagccagcccacactattaaactctaaaagtgccagtggctcctagtggacccgtctataccccatggtactaatgtggaccccagcatcctccaggacagtgatggctaaccttgacaccccagctgttgttgaactacatatcacagcatgccctgctacagttatttggtcatgctaaaactgatgcagggcatgctgggatgtgtagttcaacaacagctggagtgtcaaggttagccatcactgctctaggacgtaagagaaaataagattttaaacctaccggtaaatctttttctcctagtccgcagaggatgctggggactccgtaaggaccatggggtatagacgggctccgcaggagacatgggcactataaagaacttttagtatgggtgtgcactggctcctccctctatgcccctcctccagacctcagttagagaactgtgcccagaggagatggacaatacgaggaaaggattttgttaatctaagggcaagattcataccagcccacaccaatcataccatataaccgggaatacacataaccagttaacagtatgaacaaataacagcatcagtcaaagaccgattccaactgtaacataacccttatgtaagcaataactatatacaagtcttgcagagtaagtccgcactgggacgggcgcccagcttcctctacggactaggagaaaaagatttaccgataggtttaaaatcttattttctcttacgtcctagaggatgctggggactgttatttgtttataccaaagctcccaatcgggcaggagagtgcgaatgactctgcagcaccgactgagcaaatgcgaggtcctcgtcagccagggtatcaaatttgtagaatttagcaaaagtatttgaacccgaccaagtagctgctcggcaaagctgtaaagccgagacgcctcgggcagccgcccaagaagagcccaccttcctagtggaatgggcctttaccgaatttgttaacggcaatccagccatagaataagcctgctgaattgtgttacagatccagcgagcaatagtctgctttgaagcaggcgcgccaatcttgttggctgcatacaggataaacagagcctctgatttcctaaccctagccattctggctacatacatttttaaggccctgaccacatccaaggacttggagtcctccaagtcactcgtagccacaggcaccacgataggttggttcataagaaatgaagacaccaccttaggtagaaattgaggaggagtcctcaattccgctctatccacatgaaaaatcaagtaggggctcttctgagacaaggccgccaattctgatacacgccttgcagatgccaaggccaataacatgaccaccttcaaggtgagaaattttaattcaaccgtttgaaggggttcaaaccagtgagatttaaggaaccgttacaccatgttaaggtcccatggtgccactgggggcacaaaaggaggctggatgtgcagcactccctttacaaaagtctggacttctggaagagaagccaattccttctgaaagaatatagatagggccgaaatctgtaccttaacagagcccaacttcaggcccatatccactcctgtctgtaggaagtggagaaaatgacccagatggaaatcttccgtaggagtattcttggtttcacaccaagatacatatttccgccagatacggtgataatgtttcgccgtcacctccttcctagcctttatcagagttggtatgacctcctccggaatacctttctcagctaggattcggcgttcaaccgccatgccgtcaaacgcaactgcggtaagtcttgaaatacgcagggtccctgttgcaacaggtcctccctgagaggaaggggccaaggatcttctgtgagcatttcctgaagatctgagtaccaggcccttcgaggccagtctggaacaatgagtattgactgtactcttttctgtcttattatcctcaaaatctttgcgatgagaggaagaggaggaaacacatagaccgactgaaacacccatggtatcACCAggacgtctactgctactgcctgagggtcccgagacctggcacagtacctccgaagcttttcgttgaggtgtgacgccatcatgtctatttgaggaattccccagagacccgttatctctgcaaagacttcttgatgaagtaccgactctcctggatggagatcgtgtctgctgaggaagtccgcttcccagttgtctactcctggaatgaagacagctgacagagcgcttacgtgattttccgcccagcgaagaatcctggtgtcttccgccattgcgactctgctccttgtcccgccttggcggttcacatgtgccatggctgtgacattgtctgattgaatcagaaccggtaggttgcgaagaagactctccgcttgtcgaaggccgttgtatatggcccttaattccagcacgttgatgtgcagacaggactactggtttgaccatagtccctgaaaatatcttccttgggtgactgctccccatccttggaggctcgcgtccgtggttaccagaacacagtcctgaatgccgaacctgcgaccctctagaaggtgagcactttgcagccaccataggagagacaccctggccctgggggacagtgttattttctgatgtatctgtagatgggacccggaccactgatccagaaggtcccactgaaatgtccttgcatgaaatctgccgaaaggaatggccttgtatgaggccaccatttttcccagaactcgagtgcattgatgaactgacactctttttggctttagcaggtctctgaccatgttctggaggtcctgggctttttccgacgggagaaaaaccttctttctttccgtgtccagtatcatgcctaggaacgatagtagagtcgttggaaccaattgcgactttggcagattgagaatccaaccgtgctgttggagcaccctCAGGGAGACCGACACGTTCTTCAGCAACTGATctattgatcttgcctttatcaggacatcgtcaaagtatgggataattgtgacaccctgccttcgcaggatcaccataatttccgccattaccttggtgaaaatcctcggggccgtggaaagcccaaacggcaacgtctgaaactggtaatgacaatcctgtacagcgaatctcaggtacgcctgatgagagggatatatggggacatgaaggtaagcatcctttatgtccagcgacaccataaaatccccccttccaggctggatattacagctcggagcgattccatcttgaatttgaaccgtttcaagtacaggtttagggattttagatttaaaatcccggcttcgggaccacaaacagggtcgaataatatccttttccctggtggttcaggggaaccctgacaatcacttgctgttgacacagcgtttgaattgcagctaatactacttccctctctggggaagaagctggtaaggccgacttgaaaaaccggcgccggggcacctcctcgaattccagcttgtagccctgggaaacaatttcccttgcccaaggatccacgtctgactgaacccagacttggctgaagagtcgaaggcatgcccccaccggtgcggactcccgtaggggagccccagcgtcatgcggtggacttagcggaagccggggaggacttctgctcctgggaactaggcgAAGCAGGTGTTTTCTTACCTCTACccatacctctggcgaggaaagaggagccccaacctcttctggacttatgcaaccgaaaggactgcatctgatactgtggaggcttcttttgctgttggggaacaaaaggtaaaaaggtagatttaccagcggtagctgtggaaaccaggtccgcgagacatccccaaacaacacatcacctttgtaaggtaagacctccatatgcttttttgagttcgCATCACCCgttcattggcggatccataaggatcgtcttgcagaaatagccatggcattggctcttgaacccagtaatccaatgtctctttgagcgtctctcatatataagaccgcgtccttaatatgggctaatgttaacaaaatggtatctctatctagggtatcaaggtcagctgacagggtatctgtccaagctgctactgcactacatacccatgccgatgcaattgccggtctaagtaaagtaccagtatgtgtataaatagattttaacgtagtctcctgcctttggtccgcaggatccttgagggccgccgtgtcaggagacggcagcgccaccttcttggacaggcgtgttaaagccttgtccactgtgggagaggattcccaacgtaccttgtcctgtgtagggaaagggtatgccatgagcatccttttgggaatctgcagcttcttatctggagtttcccaagctttttcacataactcgttaagtTTATGAGATGGCGGAAAGTTTACTATCTGCTTCTTTtcattaaacatgtgtacccttcgtgtcgggcaccgagggttcaccagtgatatgcaaaacatcttttattgcaataatcatgcactgaatactttttgtcaccctagggtgatatcttgcttcatcatagtcgacactggaatcagagtccgtgtcgttatctgtgtctactatttgtgacaagggacgtttttgagaccccgatgggccctgtgagtcgatccaatccgtggattgaccccgtcaactccctggactctgctttgtccagtctcttatgtaatgatgctacacttgcatttaacatatgccacatatccatccattccccgagtcggcaccaccgacggggacacaccactcatctgctccacctcctccttggataagccttcagcttcagacatgccgacacgcacgtaccgacaccccacacatactaggatataactataaggggacaattccccaacaaggccctttggagagacagagagtatgccagcacacacccagcgccaaactgacactggaataaacccagatagcgctttttatatatcaaCACTGATTTTCCCATTCACTGCGTGcaattgtgcccccctcctctttttcagccctctgagccttgttcagcaggggagagcccggggagccagcgttctctgcagcttctgtggagaaaatggagctggttagtgctgagggatcaaactccgccccctccagcggcgggcttcgatcccgctctaATTCACAAAAAAATGGTGGGGGTTGCtttatttactgcctccgcagtctaataaaCATTATAATGCCACCCTTTGAGgtttactgctgcccagggcgccctgcacccatctgtgccttcactgtgtgtgttgtgtgggagcaatggcgtgcagtttTCGCTGCGcgcttacttcagtgaagatctgaagtcttctgccgccttgaagtcttcttttcttctcatactcacccggcttctatcttccggctctgcgaggaggacggcggcgcggctccgagacgaaccccagggtgagacctgtgttccgactccctctggagctaatggtgtccagtagcctaagaagcagagcctatcatttaagtaggtctgcttctctatcctcaagtgctccctgaaaataaaaaacctaacaaaattctttacacagagaaactcaggagagctccctgtaatgcaccctatctcctctgggcacaagatctaactgaggtctggaggaggagcatagagggaggagccagtgcacacccatactaaaagttctttatagtgcccatgtctcctgcggagcccgtttataccccatggtccttacggagtccccagcatcctctatgacgtaagagaaaattaggtaTTTTTATTTCCCCTTCCATTCATAAAATGTATTCTGCCAGCTTCTCCGTGGCATTGATAGGATTGGATGGATCTGTCTCTGTCATTAATGGGAAGGAGAGCAGtggttaaaaatattttatttcctaAACTTGCTTATCTTTTACAAATGCTCCCTCTGGTGCTTTCAAGTTTAGATGACCTTCGGTGGACGAAAGCCTTTTCTAAATGTATATGGAAAGGCAAAAAAACCTAAAATTTCCAAACTAAAGATGATTCAACCAAAGTCTAGAGGAGGCCTTCATCTACCAGATATTCAGACATTTTCTAAATAAGCATTTTGTTATATTTCCCACTGTTTACGATTGTCTCGTTTCACTAGTTTACCATTAGAGGAAGAGCTATTTTCACCATTCTCTCCTGCCGCCCTTCTGCATCTGCCCCGTACATAACGTCCTAGAGGTATACTGTCAcatattttatttacagacacttatAAGACTTGGGTGACTATTAATACATGTTTACATACAGATCTGCATTGTTCCAGATATGTTCCATTTTCAGGCAACCCTGACCTCTTACCCTCTCTCACAATAGCTCACTATCAGACATGGAAAGATAAAGGTATTCCAGCATTTCAGGAAATCTTGGGGCACTATTTATTCCTATCAACAAATGTGTACAAAGTACAATCTCCCACATTCCCTATTTTTCTTATACCTACAGTCCAGACACTATGTGTTTAGTAACCTTCCTCCTAAAGTTTCCCATTTACCTGCAACTCCATGTCCTCACGCTAGCTTCTCTATGTCTGTTGAATAGTTTATTTTCATGTTGTATGAAGTAACAGATTGAATTGGATTCAGTTTAATAAAGAATTATTTATTCCAAAGACCACGCCCTTGtacagactgagagacagcatTTGTTTCTCTCAGGGTTACAGGAAGATAACTTGAAATTTGATGGTGCACTTATTTTATAATACTTGGTTACACCCAATCCTTTTGCCACACCCACTGATCTCATACATTCTTGAAGAATCTGTCTATGCTCTTATTCAGAAAGGATTGTAAAATTTGTAATTCGCAATctggccgattatcgaacgactgtgcaGGTGCAGCGTTCGCATTGCACAAGCGTTAGCAAAAATAGCAACATATATTATGTACAAATCATgagcgcaatgcagccgctgtttgactgacaggaagttggcgtttctgggcggaaacctgctttTTTCTGGCTGTGTCTGACAAAATGCAAGCgtacccaggcgtttttaaggagggcctctgacatcagcgatgaccacttccagcgttTGTGTCAcacgaattgtggatgaccttgcctggcgcagataggaaaaaatcGACGATGCTCCGATAACtgtgtatggttttgcgatcaacccgcatattgcgatgcattagcaatttctgcaatgggcgttttcaaaatctttctctaattggcaaaaccatgtgcactgtaggtggggcagatgtaacatgtgcagacagttagatttgggtgggttatattgtttctgtgcagggtaaatactggctgctttatttttacactgcaatttagatttccgtttgaacacacctcacccaaatctaactctctctgcacatgttacatctgcaccacctgctttGCACATGGAttttcccattagaggaagattttccttttgcgatcgaccttgaattaggcccatagatgctTATATAACACTATGGTCTGTTATTGATGTGGAGAGTGGTGCCGATATCTACTGCCAGGGACGAACTGGGGCTCCTGTTTGGATTGGGCATTTGTAAACTTGTGAGCGCAcatcactgggggggagggggcgcaagGACATGACACACGAGGATGTGCTCTGAGTCAGGGGGGCATGGACTTactgcacgcccccatttccatggagatagACATTTTGGGAAGTAGGGGTGGCtaaaccagagagccagaggctgcgctgcACACGGCCTTCCCATCTCTCTGTGGAACTGGATGAAACCACCAGTCCATTGGCACTTCTGGAATATGCCACAGGTGACTGATGGGCAGTCCGGACCTGTCCAATGCAATAAAGAGTGTTGCTACAACCCTGTTGTGTATCAGATCATAGTAATGCTTTACTCCTGTGTGATTTCTGATGTTTAACTAGATACGATTTgcctgcaaaacttttcccacactcaagagcatggaaatggtttctcacctgtgtgacttttctgatgtctaacaagacgtgatttgagtgcaaaacttttgccacactcagagcatggaaatggtttctcacctgtgtgacttctctgatgtctagcaagctgtgatttgagtggaaaacatttctcacactcagagcatggaaatggcttctcacttctgtgacttctctgatgtctaacaagttctgatttccacagaaaacattttccacactcagagcatggaaatgtattctcacctatgtgaattctctgatgtctagcaagctgtgatttgagtggaaaacatttctcacactcagagcatggaaatggcttctcacctgtgtgacttctctgatgtctaacaagttctgatttacacagaaaacatttcccacactcagagcatggaaatggtttctcacctgtgtgactaatctgatgtctaacaagttctgatttacacaaaaaacatttcccacactcagagcatggaaatggtttctcacctgtgtggcttctttgatgtctaacaagatgtgatttgagtggaaaacatttctcacactcagagcatggaaatggtttctcacctgtgtggcttctttgatgtctaacaagatgtgacttgAGTGAAAAACTTTTccaacactcagagcatggaaatggtttctcacctgtgtgacttttctgatgtctaacaagacgtgatttgagagcaaaacttttgccacactcagagcatggaaatggtttctcacctgtgtgacttttctgatgtgtaacaagctgTGACTTGAGTGCAaaccttttcccacactcagagcatggaaatggtttctcacctgtgtgacttctctgatgtctaacaagttctgatttacacagaaaacatttcccacactcagagcatgggaatgtattctcacctgtgtgaattctctgatgtctagcaagctGTGATATGAGtggaaaacatttctcacactcagagcatggaaatggcttctcacctgtgtgacttctctgatgtctaacaagttctgatttacacagaaaacatttcccacactcagagcatggaaatggtttctcacctgtgtgactaatctgatgtctaacaagttctgatttacacagaaaacatttcccacactcagagcatggaaatgacttctcacctgtgtggcttctttgatgtctaacaagatgtgatttgagtggaaaacatttctcacactcagagcatggaaatggtttctcacctgtgtggcttctttgatgtctaacaagatgtgatttgagtgcaaaacttttccaacactcagagcatggaaatggtttctcacccgtgtgactactctgatgtctaacaagctgtgatttgcctgaaaaacttttcccacactcagtgcatggaaatggtctctcacctgtgtgacttctctgatgtgcaacaagatgtgatttgaatgtaaaacatttcccacactcagaacatggaaatggtctctcacctgtatgacttctctgatgtataacaagttgtgatttgcgtgcaaaacttttcccacactcagagcatggaaatattTTATCACATGTATGAGCTGCACGATGTGTAACAAAATCTGAGGTATTAGATGAACAGTCATCGCGATTAGAGGGATCAGATGAAGTATCAGTACTGTGAGGTACTGGATGTATAGTTAGAGTAATGGGGATGTCTCCTGGAGAATCTTGTGTGATGTTATCTTCTATTTTACTATCTGCAGACAAGATGAGATCTCCCTCCAAGGAATTCCTGCTTGtgcctccatctgctggaaataatatAACTATTATAATGCACagttctatatacagtacacacatattacTCCGCTCTACAGAGGTTATCTAGAAAATCACATTATTTCCTGCCCCggtggagctaacaatctatattccacatgacacactagggttcatatatgtcagaagccaattaaactaccagtatgatTTTTGCAGAGTTGTAGGAaacacatacagactccacacagataGAACCTTGGCTGGGAACTGAACTCATCACTAATGCTGCGAGACAACACTGCTCACCACTACACCACTGTGTCACTATTATGAATAATGTTTAGTTGTTAAATTTCAACTTATAACCTATGACCACATTATTACAATTATAAATGTACTAACATCAAGTAAGACTCTCGGAgaacagataataagattttattcaccggtaaatctatttctcatagtccgtagtggatgc
Proteins encoded in this region:
- the LOC135054655 gene encoding zinc finger protein 271-like gives rise to the protein MMENHQPLTSLDGPSNRNTPERCPRSLYFQDFTKENHRIPQEDQDEHLSDMKAEDVEGEEETYVTDMKAEDIEGEEETYVTDMKAEDIEGEEETYVTDMKAEDTEKEEETYVTDMKAEDIEGEEETYLTDMKAEDIEGEQETYVTDMKADDIEGEEETYVTDMKAEDIEGEEETYVTDMKAEEQTYVTDMKAEDIEGEEETYVTDMKAEDIEGEEETYVTDMKADDIEGEEETYVTDMKVEDIEGEEETYVTDMKVEDIEGEEETYVTDMKAEDIEGEEETYVIDMKAEDIEGEEETYVTDMKAEDIDGEEETYVTDIKAEDIEGEETYVIDMKVEDIEGEETYVTDMKAEAIEGEEETYVTVMKAEDADGEEETYVTDMKTEAIEGEEETYVTDMKAEDIEGEEETYVRRDQKCKEEEIPTDISTADGGTSRNSLEGDLILSADSKIEDNITQDSPGDIPITLTIHPVPHSTDTSSDPSNRDDCSSNTSDFVTHRAAHTCDKIFPCSECGKSFARKSQLVIHQRSHTGERPFPCSECGKCFTFKSHLVAHQRSHTGERPFPCTECGKSFSGKSQLVRHQSSHTGEKPFPCSECWKSFALKSHLVRHQRSHTGEKPFPCSECEKCFPLKSHLVRHQRSHTGEKSFPCSECGKCFLCKSELVRHQISHTGEKPFPCSECGKCFLCKSELVRHQRSHTGEKPFPCSECEKCFPLISQLARHQRIHTGENTFPCSECGKCFLCKSELVRHQRSHTGEKPFPCSECGKRFALKSQLVTHQKSHTGEKPFPCSECGKSFALKSRLVRHQKSHTGEKPFPCSECWKSFSLKSHLVRHQRSHTGEKPFPCSECEKCFPLKSHLVRHQRSHTGEKPFPCSECGKCFLCKSELVRHQISHTGEKPFPCSECGKCFLCKSELVRHQRSHTGEKPFPCSECEKCFPLKSQLARHQRIHIGENTFPCSECGKCFLWKSELVRHQRSHRSEKPFPCSECEKCFPLKSQLARHQRSHTGEKPFPCSECGKSFALKSRLVRHQKSHTGEKPFPCS